From the Leptolyngbya sp. O-77 genome, one window contains:
- a CDS encoding FAD-dependent oxidoreductase, producing the protein MTRNKRTRSFAAFLASLVGFTTLAPFASAQAPASPNRPTPNETVDCEILVVGGGLAGVATSYEALLAGRTVCMTELTDWMGGQITSQGTSALDEARRQRQLLYYSRGYLELRDRIQKKYRRLSPGDCWVSVSCFLPRDAEKILEDMLRDAARKGKGRLKWFPSTVIKELDYTADGKQIAAAAAIQHSPAPNTPPLNTEPLSKIIEDAYRYENSSRLQKKVIRFVPKARRQPGVADWYVVEATETGELIALADVPYRLGLDPRSHLDPSLPTTTGDPYCTQGFTYTFAMERTAEPQPQQKPPFYERYLPYYGYDPNPRLADIDVVFTYRRIWSPEPRSTERVFGVSRPKPGDISMQNWVWGNDYRPGTSRDNLIYTRQQLQEQGQLAPGGWLGGLRTETLAAGEELALGYYYWFTMGTTDSQLGDGVKKPAPNHRLLAGLESPMGTVHGLSKYPYIREGRRIIGRPTYGYRNGFSMNELDISKADFRADFYRQNLSPEMYRNLWIALAGLETVSAIAKNTPPDQIQRRTRSTIYPDAVGIAQYAIDFHPCMAYSPPEAPGNIERPGTRQGHGQAYPGQIPLQAMIPQKLDNLLVAGKSIATSTMVAAAYRVHSFEWSVGAAAGTTAAFALRENVLPYQLVDDLPRREPQLEQLQRTLVRNGNPIEFPDTSIFNLDWADWAPW; encoded by the coding sequence ATGACTCGAAACAAACGCACGCGCTCCTTTGCGGCTTTTCTGGCCTCCCTGGTCGGATTCACGACCCTTGCCCCATTTGCATCTGCCCAGGCTCCAGCGTCTCCCAATCGCCCCACCCCAAATGAAACCGTAGACTGCGAGATTCTGGTTGTCGGCGGCGGGCTGGCGGGCGTGGCCACCTCCTACGAAGCGCTGTTGGCCGGGCGCACGGTCTGCATGACGGAACTCACCGACTGGATGGGTGGACAGATCACCTCCCAGGGCACGTCGGCGCTGGATGAGGCGCGGCGACAGCGGCAGTTGCTCTACTATTCCAGGGGCTATCTGGAATTGCGCGATCGCATTCAGAAGAAATATCGTAGGCTCAGCCCCGGCGACTGCTGGGTAAGCGTTTCCTGCTTTTTGCCCCGCGATGCCGAAAAGATTCTAGAAGACATGCTGCGCGATGCGGCCCGGAAAGGCAAAGGCCGGCTCAAATGGTTCCCTTCGACCGTGATCAAGGAACTGGACTACACCGCCGACGGCAAGCAGATTGCCGCTGCCGCTGCCATCCAGCATAGCCCCGCCCCCAACACGCCGCCGCTGAATACGGAGCCGCTATCGAAAATCATCGAAGATGCCTACCGCTACGAAAATTCCAGCCGTCTGCAAAAGAAGGTGATTCGCTTTGTGCCCAAGGCGCGGCGGCAGCCAGGTGTGGCCGATTGGTACGTCGTAGAGGCAACGGAAACCGGGGAGCTGATTGCCCTGGCGGACGTGCCCTATCGGCTGGGCCTCGACCCGCGATCGCACCTCGACCCATCCCTGCCCACTACCACGGGCGACCCCTACTGCACCCAGGGCTTTACCTACACCTTTGCAATGGAGCGCACGGCAGAACCCCAGCCCCAGCAAAAGCCACCCTTTTACGAACGCTATCTGCCTTACTACGGCTATGACCCCAACCCGCGTCTGGCCGACATCGACGTGGTGTTTACCTATCGCCGAATCTGGAGTCCAGAGCCACGGTCTACTGAGCGGGTGTTTGGCGTGTCGCGCCCCAAACCCGGCGATATCTCCATGCAAAACTGGGTCTGGGGCAATGATTATCGCCCTGGCACTTCCCGCGACAATCTAATCTACACCCGCCAGCAGTTGCAAGAGCAGGGGCAGCTTGCTCCGGGTGGCTGGCTGGGCGGGCTGCGGACGGAAACCCTAGCGGCGGGCGAGGAACTGGCCCTGGGCTACTACTACTGGTTCACGATGGGCACGACGGATTCGCAACTGGGGGACGGGGTGAAAAAGCCTGCGCCTAATCACCGCCTGCTGGCAGGGCTGGAGTCGCCAATGGGCACGGTTCACGGCCTGTCGAAATATCCTTACATCCGCGAAGGGCGGCGCATCATCGGTCGCCCAACTTACGGCTACCGCAACGGCTTTAGCATGAACGAGTTGGATATTTCTAAAGCCGACTTCCGCGCCGATTTTTATCGGCAAAACCTGTCACCAGAGATGTATCGCAATCTGTGGATTGCGCTGGCGGGGCTGGAAACTGTGTCGGCGATCGCCAAAAACACGCCCCCCGACCAGATTCAGCGCCGCACCCGTTCGACGATTTACCCCGATGCAGTGGGCATTGCTCAATACGCCATCGACTTTCACCCCTGCATGGCCTACTCGCCACCCGAAGCACCGGGGAATATCGAACGGCCGGGCACGCGCCAGGGCCACGGGCAAGCCTATCCGGGGCAAATTCCGCTGCAAGCCATGATTCCGCAAAAGCTGGATAATTTACTCGTGGCGGGCAAGAGCATCGCCACTAGCACGATGGTCGCCGCTGCCTACCGGGTTCATTCTTTTGAGTGGTCTGTGGGCGCGGCTGCGGGCACGACCGCCGCCTTTGCCCTGCGGGAGAATGTGTTGCCCTACCAGTTGGTGGACGACCTGCCCCGCCGCGAACCCCAGCTTGAGCAACTCCAGCGAACTCTTGTCCGCAACGGCAACCCAATCGAGTTCCCTGACACATCGATTTTTAATCTCGACTGGGCCGATTGGGCCCCGTGGTAA
- a CDS encoding MFS transporter, which yields MNLAKLFASKRFRQLLVLLAAGGLTTMTGSVVTPVFPEIVRDLQLDRSWAGMLTSTHALTTALFTPVFGILADRVGKRTVMLPALLCYALFGVATIFMTTLPMLLLMRGLIGAASGAVAAATIGLLGTMYEGDERSRILGFATSAMTTAAIIFPLLGGWVGRNQWQHAFYLYLLGIPLMAIAALVFREEPRNTSGAGLSDTGGLLLVVRQPSVLMIYFFLAAAALVMQATVAYAPIYLKETIGADPALNGVVLGLRAAGAAVSSAVLASRLARRLNNRRGAIALGFCLMGLTIATIPSLTQIFVILPVAALFGVGFGIITPNLYDLLADQAPAKLRASVLAIGTGFNSLGLFSAPPAAGGPFGSMLGYRLCFTWQRRSPFWLAF from the coding sequence ATGAACCTTGCCAAGCTCTTTGCGTCCAAGCGATTTCGTCAACTGCTGGTGCTGCTGGCGGCGGGCGGACTAACCACCATGACGGGTAGCGTCGTCACGCCGGTTTTTCCAGAAATTGTGCGAGATTTGCAACTTGATCGCTCCTGGGCAGGCATGTTGACCAGTACCCACGCCCTAACGACGGCGCTGTTTACGCCCGTCTTCGGCATTCTGGCCGATCGGGTGGGCAAGCGGACGGTGATGCTGCCTGCGCTACTGTGCTACGCGCTGTTTGGGGTGGCGACGATTTTCATGACGACGCTGCCGATGCTGCTGCTAATGCGGGGGCTGATTGGTGCGGCGAGTGGGGCGGTGGCGGCGGCCACCATTGGGCTGCTGGGCACGATGTATGAAGGCGACGAGCGATCGCGCATTTTGGGCTTTGCCACCAGCGCCATGACCACGGCGGCGATTATCTTTCCGCTGCTGGGCGGCTGGGTCGGGCGCAACCAGTGGCAGCACGCTTTTTACCTGTATCTGCTGGGGATTCCGCTGATGGCGATCGCCGCGCTCGTGTTTCGGGAAGAGCCTCGCAATACGAGCGGGGCGGGCTTGTCTGATACGGGCGGGCTATTGCTGGTGGTGCGCCAGCCGTCGGTGCTGATGATTTACTTCTTTTTGGCGGCGGCGGCCCTGGTGATGCAAGCCACCGTGGCCTACGCGCCGATTTACCTGAAAGAAACCATCGGCGCAGACCCAGCCCTGAATGGCGTGGTGCTGGGGCTGCGGGCGGCGGGGGCGGCGGTGAGTTCGGCGGTGCTGGCCAGCCGGCTGGCGCGACGGCTGAACAATCGACGGGGGGCGATCGCCCTTGGGTTTTGCCTGATGGGGCTGACCATTGCCACAATTCCTTCGCTCACACAGATTTTTGTCATTCTCCCTGTTGCAGCGCTGTTTGGCGTAGGCTTCGGCATCATTACGCCAAATCTCTACGATTTACTAGCCGATCAGGCTCCAGCAAAACTGCGGGCCAGCGTACTGGCCATTGGCACCGGGTTCAACTCGCTGGGTCTATTTTCGGCTCCCCCTGCTGCTGGGGGCCCATTTGGAAGCATGTTGGGCTACCGTTTGTGTTTTACCTGGCAGCGGCGATCGCCCTTCTGGTTAGCCTTTTGA
- a CDS encoding CBS domain-containing protein produces the protein MAQVQISRQQLFAEGVLHQFLSVESDTAIAQVIRTMSETRSSFTLVLQAGQLAGIFTERDVVRAIAQGALQPAEAIATVMVSPVITLDETDLDDLLAVLQTFRQHRIRHLPILGSQGDVLGVITPNSIRKLLQPSDLLKFRQVSDVMVGQVVSALPSTPVAHLAQQMTQHRVSCVVIVPALPHLPDAAPEKYAANSGLTDGSQSGVAPLGIVTEQDIVRLQADGLDLAQTCAGEVMSTPLLQTSPQQSLWSAYQQMQENQIRRLAVVGSQGELVGILTQTSVIHMLDPLELCEVIRALQSTVTQKNEALHQEIRRRQVLADALARSEAQLKEAQALMHMGSWELDVVTQTLSWSSEIFHLFGLDPTLPPPTLAENQQQYHPNDRPRLRRILSQAIATGQPFRFQARILRPDGSIRYIEARGRPRISAEGTVIKLFGTAQRHYRPKAA, from the coding sequence GTGGCTCAGGTTCAAATTTCTCGACAGCAGCTTTTTGCAGAGGGGGTTCTCCACCAGTTTCTCAGCGTAGAATCTGACACGGCGATCGCCCAAGTCATCCGCACCATGAGCGAAACCCGCAGCAGCTTCACGCTGGTGCTTCAGGCAGGGCAACTGGCCGGCATCTTTACTGAACGGGATGTGGTGCGGGCGATCGCCCAAGGTGCGCTCCAGCCCGCCGAGGCGATCGCTACCGTCATGGTGTCCCCAGTGATCACGCTAGACGAGACCGACTTGGACGATTTGCTCGCAGTGCTGCAAACCTTTCGGCAGCATCGCATCCGGCATTTGCCTATCCTTGGCAGCCAGGGCGACGTGCTGGGAGTAATCACCCCCAACTCGATTCGCAAGCTGCTCCAGCCCAGTGATCTGCTGAAATTTCGCCAGGTGTCAGATGTCATGGTCGGCCAGGTCGTCTCTGCTCTGCCCAGCACACCCGTTGCACATTTGGCCCAGCAGATGACGCAGCATCGGGTCAGTTGTGTGGTGATTGTGCCAGCCCTGCCCCATCTGCCAGATGCCGCACCCGAAAAATATGCCGCCAACTCTGGGCTGACCGACGGTTCCCAGAGCGGTGTCGCGCCATTGGGCATTGTGACCGAGCAAGACATTGTGCGGCTCCAGGCAGACGGGCTAGACCTCGCCCAAACTTGTGCAGGGGAAGTCATGAGTACGCCGCTGCTGCAAACCAGCCCGCAGCAATCTTTGTGGAGCGCCTATCAGCAAATGCAGGAGAACCAGATTCGGCGGCTGGCAGTAGTGGGCAGTCAAGGAGAGTTGGTCGGGATTCTGACGCAAACCAGCGTCATTCACATGCTCGATCCGCTAGAATTGTGCGAAGTGATTCGGGCGCTGCAATCGACCGTCACTCAAAAGAACGAGGCGCTGCACCAAGAAATTCGGCGACGACAAGTGTTGGCTGATGCCCTTGCCAGGAGCGAGGCCCAGCTAAAGGAGGCTCAGGCGCTCATGCACATGGGCAGTTGGGAACTAGATGTCGTAACTCAGACGCTCTCTTGGTCTTCCGAAATTTTTCATCTGTTTGGGCTTGATCCAACACTACCGCCCCCCACTCTGGCGGAAAATCAGCAGCAATACCACCCGAATGATCGGCCCCGGCTGCGTCGAATCTTGTCGCAGGCGATCGCCACTGGACAGCCCTTTCGGTTTCAGGCCCGCATCCTTCGTCCCGATGGCTCGATTCGCTATATCGAAGCTCGCGGCCGTCCCCGGATTTCTGCTGAGGGCACAGTTATCAAGCTATTCGGCACGGCTCAAAGACATTACCGACCAAAAGCAGCTTGA
- a CDS encoding Maf family protein, with protein sequence MLPPFVLASASPARRRLLQLAGIEPIVYPSAFDESQVREPNASVLVQKLAEGKARAVAPKFPDALVLGCDSVLALNGEIHGKPAHVEEAIARWKQMRGRVGELYTGHALIDGAQGKMLVRCGMTQVQFANVSDRQIEAYVATGEPMNCAGCFALEGRGGLFVEKLMGCHSNVIGLSLPLLRQMIAELGYDVTGYWSGG encoded by the coding sequence ATGCTTCCTCCCTTTGTCCTTGCTTCTGCTTCTCCTGCTCGACGGCGACTGCTGCAACTAGCGGGGATTGAGCCGATTGTGTATCCCAGCGCCTTTGATGAGTCGCAGGTGCGGGAGCCGAATGCTAGCGTGCTGGTGCAAAAGCTGGCAGAGGGCAAGGCACGGGCAGTTGCGCCCAAGTTTCCTGATGCGCTGGTGCTGGGCTGTGATTCGGTGCTGGCGCTGAACGGCGAGATTCACGGCAAGCCCGCCCACGTAGAGGAGGCGATCGCCCGCTGGAAGCAGATGCGGGGACGGGTCGGTGAGCTATATACCGGGCACGCGCTGATCGACGGGGCGCAGGGCAAGATGCTGGTGCGGTGCGGCATGACGCAGGTGCAATTTGCCAACGTGAGCGATCGCCAGATTGAAGCCTACGTTGCCACTGGGGAGCCAATGAACTGCGCCGGATGCTTCGCGCTGGAGGGTCGGGGCGGGCTGTTCGTGGAGAAACTCATGGGCTGCCACAGCAACGTCATCGGCCTTAGCCTGCCGCTGTTGCGCCAGATGATTGCTGAGTTGGGCTACGACGTAACGGGCTATTGGTCTGGGGGCTGA
- the folP gene encoding dihydropteroate synthase, which translates to MWQFSGDRQLIWGDRTYLMGVLNVTPDSFSDGGQFDQLHSALQQAHRLAKDGADVLDIGGQSTRPQAEDVALEEELRRVIPVIQAIRQGADDFAPLDTLISVDTTKAAVARAAIAAGANIINDISGATFDEAMLPTVAELGVPIVLMHIRGTPKTMQQLTDYQDVVQEVYDFLARRIEGAIARGIPHHHIAIDPGIGFAKTAAQSLELLRRIEVFKPLGCPILIGPSRKSFIGHILNQPDPKQRIWGTAAACAMAIAYGADILRVHDVAEMRDVCRVADAIGRGV; encoded by the coding sequence ATGTGGCAGTTTTCTGGCGATCGCCAGCTTATTTGGGGCGATCGCACATATTTGATGGGCGTGCTGAATGTCACGCCGGACAGCTTTAGCGATGGCGGCCAGTTTGACCAGCTCCACTCTGCGCTCCAGCAGGCCCATCGGCTGGCAAAAGACGGCGCAGACGTACTGGATATTGGCGGCCAGTCCACCCGTCCCCAGGCCGAAGATGTGGCGCTGGAGGAAGAGTTGCGCCGGGTGATTCCGGTGATCCAGGCAATCCGCCAGGGGGCTGATGATTTTGCGCCGCTGGATACGCTGATTTCCGTTGATACGACCAAGGCCGCCGTGGCCAGAGCGGCGATCGCCGCTGGAGCCAATATCATCAACGATATTTCGGGAGCCACCTTCGACGAGGCGATGCTGCCCACCGTGGCGGAACTGGGCGTGCCCATCGTGCTGATGCACATTCGCGGCACGCCCAAAACCATGCAGCAATTGACCGACTATCAGGATGTGGTGCAGGAAGTCTACGACTTTTTGGCGCGGCGCATTGAAGGGGCGATCGCCCGCGGCATCCCCCATCACCACATCGCTATCGACCCCGGCATCGGCTTCGCCAAAACCGCCGCCCAAAGCCTGGAGCTATTGCGCCGCATCGAGGTCTTCAAGCCCCTCGGCTGCCCCATCCTGATCGGTCCGTCCCGCAAGAGCTTCATTGGGCATATCCTCAACCAGCCTGATCCGAAGCAGCGAATCTGGGGTACGGCGGCGGCCTGCGCGATGGCGATCGCCTACGGAGCCGATATCCTGCGCGTCCACGATGTGGCTGAGATGCGGGATGTGTGCCGCGTGGCGGATGCGATTGGGCGGGGAGTTTGA
- a CDS encoding GGDEF domain-containing protein, which yields MQEARQFFQADRVLIGQFGKSWRCGVVVESVAPDQPQMIGMSILPEHLPQQGGDWLQFYSHGNARVIAHLDQANLSPEAIAYWKQFRVQAALTVGLLQGDRLWGLLSVQQCHQPRIWERAEIDLIQQLALQVGIAIHQSELYRQLQYANQELAYLATHDQLTRVANRRYLDDYLQQEWNRATREGTPLSLVLCDVDYFKQYNDTHGHLAGDECLVEIAAAINRTLRRPADFVARYGGEEFAIVLPNTNQAGAACVVRRIQRELRKLINPLPSPVTNAPSTLSFGIVSVIPSSLSSPLKLLDQADQALYRAKARGRDRYCVD from the coding sequence GTGCAAGAAGCGCGGCAGTTCTTTCAAGCTGATCGAGTGTTGATTGGTCAGTTTGGCAAGAGCTGGCGCTGCGGGGTGGTGGTAGAGTCTGTTGCACCTGATCAACCCCAAATGATAGGCATGAGTATTCTGCCAGAGCATCTGCCACAGCAGGGGGGAGATTGGCTCCAGTTCTACAGTCATGGCAATGCCAGGGTGATTGCCCATCTGGATCAGGCAAATCTATCTCCAGAGGCGATTGCCTACTGGAAACAATTTCGGGTGCAGGCGGCACTGACGGTGGGGCTATTGCAGGGCGATCGCCTCTGGGGGCTGCTTTCAGTGCAGCAGTGCCATCAGCCGCGCATCTGGGAACGCGCCGAAATCGACTTAATCCAACAGCTTGCCTTGCAGGTAGGCATTGCCATTCACCAGTCAGAACTGTATCGCCAGTTGCAGTATGCCAACCAAGAGCTAGCTTACCTGGCCACTCACGATCAGCTTACCCGCGTAGCCAATCGCCGCTATCTCGACGACTATCTTCAGCAGGAGTGGAACCGCGCCACCCGCGAAGGCACGCCGTTATCGCTTGTACTGTGTGATGTGGACTACTTTAAACAGTACAATGATACTCACGGACACCTCGCGGGCGATGAGTGTCTGGTGGAAATTGCCGCCGCGATCAATCGAACCTTGCGCCGCCCCGCCGATTTTGTCGCTCGCTACGGGGGCGAAGAATTCGCCATCGTGTTGCCCAATACGAACCAAGCTGGCGCGGCTTGTGTGGTGCGGCGCATTCAGCGAGAACTTCGCAAGCTCATCAACCCGTTGCCGTCCCCTGTGACGAATGCCCCGTCTACTCTCAGCTTTGGAATTGTCAGCGTAATTCCGTCCTCCCTTAGCTCACCTTTGAAGCTGCTTGACCAGGCGGATCAGGCCCTCTATCGAGCCAAGGCCCGGGGGCGCGATCGCTATTGCGTAGACTGA
- a CDS encoding exonuclease SbcCD subunit D, with protein sequence MPRFLHIADIHLGFDRYDNKVRTQDFFYTLMDVVERYAIAPQVDFVLVAGDLFEHRNLQPNILNQAQAVLSLLKDAGIPVLAIEGNHDNRPYGVNTSWLRYLADWEMLYLLEPGDVARGEPFYSPWDAETKHGGYIDLPCGVRVLGSSWYGSTAPRAIEQIAAAIGELPPAPGPTVLLFHHGLEGQIARYQGALRYGDLLPLKQAGVDYLALGHIHKNYEIEGWVFNPGSLEANSIDEARFERGAYLVDICPDGIRAELKRDYRQRPIVRLRQTLRGSETVEDVQQTAIALVQQAISLGQLQPDTQPIVELRLEGEVGFERTELDVRSLQQQLQSLSNALIFLLKFEADVRTFESPVGEEASRDQVEREVFLDLLTANSTYKNRAPALAQGLIDLKNRQIEGRPEPDLYELVQSLLTSENSERRD encoded by the coding sequence ATGCCTCGATTCCTTCACATCGCCGATATTCACCTAGGCTTCGACCGCTATGACAACAAAGTGCGGACGCAGGATTTCTTTTACACGCTGATGGATGTGGTCGAACGGTATGCGATTGCCCCTCAGGTAGACTTTGTGCTGGTTGCGGGCGATCTTTTCGAGCATCGCAATCTTCAGCCGAACATCTTGAATCAGGCGCAGGCGGTGCTATCCCTCCTCAAAGATGCAGGCATTCCCGTTTTGGCCATCGAGGGCAACCACGACAACCGACCCTACGGCGTAAATACAAGCTGGCTGCGCTATCTGGCAGATTGGGAAATGCTGTACCTGCTGGAGCCGGGGGACGTGGCGCGGGGCGAACCGTTCTATTCGCCCTGGGATGCGGAGACGAAGCACGGCGGCTACATCGACCTGCCCTGCGGCGTGCGGGTGCTGGGGTCTAGCTGGTATGGCTCGACGGCTCCTAGGGCGATCGAGCAAATTGCCGCTGCCATTGGGGAATTGCCGCCTGCGCCAGGGCCGACGGTGCTGCTGTTTCACCACGGGCTGGAGGGGCAGATCGCTCGCTATCAGGGGGCGCTGCGCTATGGTGACCTGCTGCCGCTGAAGCAGGCGGGCGTGGATTACTTAGCGCTGGGGCACATTCACAAAAACTACGAAATCGAGGGCTGGGTGTTTAATCCCGGCTCCCTAGAAGCCAACAGCATAGACGAAGCCCGGTTTGAGCGGGGCGCGTATCTGGTGGACATTTGCCCAGACGGCATCCGGGCAGAACTGAAGCGCGACTATCGCCAGCGGCCGATTGTGCGGCTGAGGCAGACCCTGCGCGGCTCGGAAACCGTTGAGGACGTGCAGCAAACGGCGATCGCCCTGGTTCAGCAAGCCATCTCTCTGGGGCAACTCCAGCCCGATACGCAGCCAATCGTTGAACTGCGGCTGGAGGGCGAGGTCGGATTTGAGCGGACAGAGCTAGACGTGCGATCGCTCCAGCAGCAGCTTCAGTCTCTCAGCAACGCGCTGATCTTTCTGCTGAAGTTTGAGGCGGATGTACGGACGTTTGAATCGCCTGTGGGGGAAGAGGCCAGCCGCGACCAAGTGGAACGGGAAGTGTTTCTCGACCTGCTGACCGCCAACAGCACCTACAAAAACCGTGCCCCCGCGCTGGCCCAAGGCCTGATCGACCTGAAAAATCGCCAGATTGAAGGGCGGCCAGAGCCAGATCTGTATGAGCTAGTGCAATCCTTGCTGACGAGCGAGAACAGCGAGCGTAGGGATTAA